Proteins from a genomic interval of Deltaproteobacteria bacterium:
- a CDS encoding phosphomannose isomerase type II C-terminal cupin domain encodes MERGERPWGYYLVLHEDAGYKVKQFVVRPGSRLSLQRHRRRAEHWQVVRGEASVTCGKEVVRLRPGGSIDIPLGALHRVESVGREDLVVIEVQMGEYVGEDDIERFEDDYGRAASESAAIPSKKK; translated from the coding sequence ATGGAGCGGGGCGAACGCCCCTGGGGATATTACCTGGTGCTGCACGAGGATGCCGGGTACAAGGTGAAGCAGTTCGTCGTCCGGCCGGGGAGCCGCCTTAGCCTCCAGCGACATCGCAGGCGGGCGGAGCATTGGCAGGTGGTCCGGGGCGAGGCGTCGGTGACGTGCGGCAAGGAGGTCGTCCGGCTGCGTCCGGGAGGATCGATCGACATCCCGCTGGGCGCCCTCCACCGGGTCGAGAGCGTCGGGAGGGAAGATCTCGTCGTCATCGAGGTGCAGATGGGGGAGTACGTGGGTGAGGACGACATCGAGCGGTTCGAGGACGACTATGGGAGGGCGGCGTCGGAATCGGCGGCGATTCCTTCGAAAAAGAAGTGA
- the surE gene encoding 5'/3'-nucleotidase SurE produces MSDSGHVILVSNDDGVRSEGIVALAEALKDLGTVYVVAPDRERSAASHSLSLTHPLRVEKISPRVYSVDGTPTDCVNLGVNGILRGKKIDLLVSGINKGANLGDDITYSGTVSAAMEGTLLGIPSIAVSLVTRSRFQFDTAAATALDVARKVLKRGLPDDTLLNVNVPNAAREEIQGVRVTRMGKRVYGDMIVEKRDPRGKKYYWIGGDNLNSEDVPGSDLEAIEEGFISVTPIHLDLTNYAALRALRKWTW; encoded by the coding sequence TTGAGTGACAGCGGGCACGTGATTCTCGTTTCGAACGACGACGGCGTGCGCTCCGAGGGAATCGTGGCGTTGGCCGAGGCCTTGAAGGATCTGGGCACCGTGTACGTGGTCGCCCCCGACCGGGAGCGGAGCGCGGCCAGCCACTCGCTGTCGCTCACCCACCCGCTGCGGGTGGAGAAGATCTCTCCCCGCGTCTACTCCGTCGACGGCACGCCCACCGACTGCGTCAACCTCGGCGTGAACGGCATCCTGCGGGGAAAGAAGATCGACCTGCTCGTCTCCGGGATCAACAAAGGCGCGAACCTTGGCGACGATATCACCTACTCCGGCACCGTCTCCGCGGCGATGGAGGGGACGCTGCTCGGCATCCCCTCCATCGCCGTCTCGCTGGTCACCCGGTCCCGATTCCAGTTCGACACGGCCGCGGCGACGGCGCTGGACGTGGCTCGAAAAGTCCTGAAGCGAGGTCTGCCCGACGACACCTTGCTGAACGTCAACGTCCCCAACGCCGCACGCGAGGAGATTCAGGGCGTGCGGGTCACGCGGATGGGGAAGCGGGTCTACGGCGACATGATCGTGGAGAAGCGCGACCCGAGGGGAAAGAAGTATTACTGGATCGGCGGCGACAACCTGAACAGCGAGGATGTCCCGGGCTCCGACCTCGAGGCGATCGAAGAGGGGTTCATCTCGGTGACTCCGATCCACCTGGACCTGACGAACTACGCGGCCCTCCGGGCCTTGCGGAAATGGACCTGGTGA
- a CDS encoding protein-L-isoaspartate(D-aspartate) O-methyltransferase — protein sequence MDLVRETDLRRRMVEEQIRRRGIHDERVLSVMEEVPRHLFLPKEIRHLAYVDEPLPIGEGQTISQPYIVAEMTAALRLSGAEKVLEIGTGSGYQTAILSRLCRELVTIERLPSLSTDAQKRLATMDIGNVTFVVGDGSLGSPGYAPFDRILSAAASPSVPAPWVSQLSEGGIIVLPVGGRYEQELTRVTLRSGRTETEVLGGCRFVPLVGMYGFHH from the coding sequence ATGGACCTGGTGAGGGAAACCGATCTCCGCCGACGCATGGTGGAGGAACAGATCCGTCGTCGGGGAATTCACGACGAGCGCGTGCTTTCGGTAATGGAAGAGGTGCCGCGGCATCTCTTCCTCCCGAAGGAGATTCGTCACCTCGCTTACGTGGACGAGCCCCTCCCCATCGGAGAGGGGCAGACGATCTCCCAACCTTACATCGTCGCCGAGATGACGGCCGCGCTCCGGCTTTCAGGCGCGGAGAAGGTCCTCGAGATCGGGACCGGTTCCGGCTACCAGACGGCGATCCTTTCGCGCCTCTGCCGTGAACTGGTGACGATCGAGCGTCTCCCGTCTCTCTCCACCGACGCGCAAAAGCGCCTCGCGACGATGGACATCGGGAACGTGACGTTCGTCGTCGGAGACGGTTCGCTCGGGTCTCCAGGATACGCGCCGTTCGACCGCATCCTCTCCGCCGCGGCGTCGCCGTCCGTCCCCGCCCCCTGGGTCTCCCAGTTGTCGGAAGGCGGCATCATCGTCCTGCCGGTGGGGGGTCGTTACGAACAGGAACTGACCCGCGTCACCCTACGTTCCGGGCGTACCGAAACCGAGGTTCTCGGCGGATGCCGCTTCGTCCCCCTCGTCGGGATGTACGGGTTCCACCATTGA
- a CDS encoding M23 family metallopeptidase produces MIARRWIGALLIAVLVSGCGSAARYRIPGDRLDRIRFLPPVAGTVSSGFGKRSGGRHAGIDILAPPGAEVRAASAGLAEYTGNGKRGYGRVVILDHGEGITTLYGHLATIRVQSGETVPAGAVIGTIGRSGNATTHHLHFELRVDGKAVDPVPYLNR; encoded by the coding sequence TTGATCGCCCGCCGCTGGATCGGCGCACTTCTGATCGCCGTGCTGGTTTCCGGGTGCGGGTCCGCCGCGCGGTACCGCATCCCGGGGGATCGGCTCGACCGGATCCGGTTTCTTCCTCCCGTCGCCGGGACCGTTTCCTCCGGCTTCGGAAAACGGTCCGGGGGCCGACATGCGGGGATCGACATCCTTGCGCCGCCCGGGGCGGAGGTCCGCGCCGCTTCAGCGGGCCTCGCGGAGTACACGGGGAACGGGAAGCGAGGGTACGGGCGCGTCGTCATCCTCGACCATGGGGAAGGGATCACGACGCTGTACGGACATCTGGCGACGATTCGTGTACAATCCGGCGAAACCGTGCCGGCCGGGGCCGTGATCGGCACGATCGGACGGAGCGGGAACGCCACCACCCATCACCTTCACTTCGAACTGCGCGTCGACGGGAAGGCCGTGGACCCTGTCCCGTATCTGAATCGTTGA
- a CDS encoding adenine phosphoribosyltransferase → MPTSELKKRIRNIPDFPKKGIQFKDITTLLSDPASFQQAIDLMAHRHFAKGIDAVVGIEARGFVMGAAMAYKLGTGVLLVRKAGKLPYKTVAASYDLEYGKDRLEIHEDAIRPGMKVIVADDVLATGGTVSAVIGLLNKLGADVVECCFLAELTALRGREHLKGQKVFSLLQFEE, encoded by the coding sequence ATGCCGACCAGCGAGCTGAAGAAGCGGATCCGCAACATCCCCGACTTCCCGAAGAAGGGGATCCAGTTCAAGGACATCACGACGCTCCTGTCCGACCCGGCGTCCTTCCAGCAGGCGATCGACCTCATGGCGCACCGCCACTTCGCGAAGGGGATCGATGCGGTCGTGGGGATCGAGGCGCGCGGCTTCGTGATGGGAGCCGCGATGGCGTACAAGCTGGGCACGGGCGTCCTGCTCGTGCGAAAGGCCGGCAAATTGCCGTACAAGACGGTGGCGGCCTCCTACGACCTCGAATACGGGAAGGACCGCCTCGAGATCCACGAGGACGCCATCCGTCCCGGGATGAAGGTCATCGTGGCGGACGATGTGCTGGCGACGGGCGGGACCGTCTCCGCGGTCATCGGACTGCTGAACAAGCTCGGGGCCGATGTTGTAGAATGTTGCTTCCTCGCGGAGCTCACCGCATTGCGGGGACGCGAACATCTGAAGGGGCAGAAGGTTTTCTCGCTGCTTCAGTTCGAGGAATAA
- a CDS encoding helix-turn-helix domain-containing protein, with product MIVEGKQSILKTRDLAILLDLSPDVVNDMARRGHLKGFKSGNQWRFRRRDVERYIERMKKLAPPG from the coding sequence ATGATCGTCGAGGGCAAGCAGAGCATCCTCAAGACGCGCGACCTGGCGATCCTCCTCGATCTCAGTCCCGATGTCGTGAACGACATGGCGCGGCGCGGGCACCTGAAAGGGTTCAAGAGCGGAAACCAGTGGCGATTCCGGCGGCGGGACGTCGAGCGATACATCGAACGGATGAAGAAGCTGGCGCCCCCGGGGTGA